In Microbacterium esteraromaticum, the following proteins share a genomic window:
- a CDS encoding metallophosphoesterase family protein, translated as MSAIALSDKRVAVCGDWHGNIGWLRMLSRALPNLAYDVRTILQLGDWWMDPLETDPLFAEAGIDRVFVTVGNHEPFDLISPLLAAHPGAAIRVSDVTWILPRPARLIIGGRTVLSLGGAASVDRIWRTEGLDWWPEEAISDEQVAAAITGGTADLMLTHESPADTPVRAVQEVLGTNPNRFPAEALAESAKSRARVSEVWDAARPELLLHGHMHTPGGGVAEDGRRVVSLGRDIQEDNLAILDMTTLTLETPSLNEIRNAARRR; from the coding sequence TTGAGTGCTATCGCACTCTCGGACAAACGAGTCGCAGTCTGCGGCGACTGGCATGGCAACATCGGCTGGCTACGCATGCTCAGCCGAGCGCTGCCGAACCTCGCATACGACGTGAGGACCATCCTGCAGCTTGGCGACTGGTGGATGGACCCGCTCGAGACGGACCCGCTCTTCGCTGAGGCAGGCATCGACCGAGTGTTTGTCACAGTCGGGAACCACGAACCGTTTGATCTAATCAGTCCGCTGCTCGCGGCGCACCCCGGCGCCGCCATTCGCGTCTCTGACGTCACCTGGATTCTCCCGCGGCCAGCCCGTCTCATCATCGGCGGCAGAACCGTCCTCTCGCTCGGCGGCGCCGCCTCCGTGGACAGAATATGGCGAACAGAGGGGCTCGACTGGTGGCCGGAGGAAGCGATAAGTGATGAGCAGGTCGCAGCGGCAATCACAGGAGGCACCGCGGATCTGATGCTGACGCACGAATCTCCGGCCGATACTCCCGTTCGAGCCGTGCAGGAGGTGCTGGGCACCAATCCGAATCGGTTTCCCGCGGAGGCCCTCGCGGAATCGGCGAAGTCACGAGCGCGGGTCAGCGAGGTGTGGGACGCCGCTCGCCCGGAGCTGTTGCTGCACGGGCATATGCACACGCCCGGCGGCGGCGTGGCTGAGGACGGGCGACGAGTTGTGAGCCTCGGTCGCGATATTCAAGAAGACAACCTTGCCATCCTGGACATGACCACACTGACCCTGGAGACCCCAAGCCTCAACGAGATCCGGAACGCGGCGCGACGACGGTGA
- a CDS encoding heavy metal translocating P-type ATPase, whose product MSTSAPAASGQGIELEIGGMTCASCANRIEKKLNKLDGVEATVNYATEKAKVSIPAGYDPALLIAEVEKTGYTAALPKPKDSKATASDTEPGDEKDTELTSLRHRLIGSIVLTVPVIAMAMIPALQFTYWQWASLALAAPVIIWAAWPFHRAAWTNLKHGTATMDTLISMGTSVALLWSLYALFLGTAGTPGMTHPFELTIAPSDGAANIYLEVGAGVTMFILAGRYFEKRSKRQAGAALRALLELGAKEVSVLRNGAEVKIPTSELQVGDEFVVRPGEKIATDGLVVSGTSAVDASMLTGESVPVEVSTGDSVTGATVNAGGRLVVRATRVGSDTQLAQMAQLVEDAQTGKAEVQRLADRISGVFVPIVIAVAFVTLGAWMGAGFPAAAAFTAAVAVLVIACPCALGLATPTALLVGTGRGAQMGILIKGPEVLESTRKVDTVILDKTGTVTTGRMTLVDVITEPGVDRAELLRIAGALEDASEHPIAQAIAKGATQEVGQLPTPEDFANIEGKGVQGVVDGTAVVVGRESLLADWSLHLSPDVAHAKVRAEGEGKTVVAVGWDGQARGILVVADTVKPTSAEAIRGLKEIGLVPVLLTGDNEAVARQIAAEVGIDQVIAEVLPADKVAVVARLQQEGKIVAMVGDGVNDAPALAQADLGLAMGTGTDVAIEASDITLVRGDLRSAVDAIRLSRKTLSTIKTNLFWAFAYNIAAIPVAALGMLNPMLAGAAMAFSSVFVVGNSLRLRGFKSVTTP is encoded by the coding sequence ATGAGCACATCGGCACCCGCCGCCAGCGGGCAGGGCATCGAACTAGAGATCGGTGGGATGACCTGCGCCTCCTGCGCGAATCGCATTGAGAAGAAGCTGAACAAGCTCGACGGCGTCGAAGCCACCGTCAACTACGCCACAGAGAAGGCCAAGGTTTCGATACCCGCGGGATACGACCCGGCTCTGCTTATCGCGGAGGTCGAGAAGACCGGCTATACCGCGGCACTACCCAAGCCCAAGGATTCGAAGGCGACTGCCTCCGACACCGAACCCGGGGACGAGAAGGACACCGAGCTCACTTCGCTGAGACACCGGCTGATCGGGTCCATCGTGCTCACCGTGCCGGTGATCGCAATGGCCATGATTCCCGCGCTCCAGTTCACCTATTGGCAGTGGGCGTCGCTCGCTCTGGCCGCACCGGTGATCATCTGGGCAGCCTGGCCGTTCCACAGAGCCGCATGGACGAATCTCAAGCACGGCACCGCCACCATGGACACGCTCATCTCCATGGGCACTTCAGTGGCGTTGCTCTGGTCGCTCTATGCGCTGTTCTTGGGCACCGCGGGCACCCCAGGCATGACCCACCCATTCGAGCTCACAATTGCCCCCTCCGACGGCGCAGCGAACATCTACCTGGAGGTCGGTGCCGGGGTGACGATGTTCATCCTCGCCGGCCGCTACTTCGAGAAGCGCTCAAAGCGACAGGCGGGAGCCGCGTTGCGCGCGCTGCTCGAACTCGGGGCGAAGGAAGTGTCCGTCCTCCGAAACGGTGCGGAGGTGAAAATCCCGACATCGGAGCTGCAGGTCGGCGATGAGTTCGTCGTTCGCCCCGGCGAGAAGATCGCCACTGACGGTCTGGTCGTCTCCGGCACCTCCGCGGTGGATGCATCAATGCTCACCGGCGAGTCGGTGCCCGTAGAAGTGAGTACAGGCGACTCGGTCACCGGCGCCACCGTGAACGCCGGTGGACGCCTGGTCGTGCGCGCCACGCGCGTCGGTTCAGACACGCAGCTCGCGCAGATGGCGCAGCTCGTCGAAGATGCGCAAACCGGTAAAGCAGAAGTGCAGCGCCTGGCTGATCGCATCTCGGGCGTTTTTGTACCAATCGTGATTGCTGTGGCTTTCGTCACCCTCGGCGCGTGGATGGGTGCGGGATTCCCCGCTGCCGCAGCGTTCACCGCAGCGGTCGCGGTACTGGTGATCGCTTGCCCCTGCGCGCTGGGACTCGCAACCCCGACCGCCCTCCTCGTCGGCACCGGTCGGGGGGCCCAGATGGGCATCCTGATCAAGGGCCCCGAGGTGCTGGAGTCGACCCGCAAGGTCGACACCGTGATCCTCGACAAGACCGGCACCGTAACAACCGGGCGCATGACTCTTGTCGACGTCATCACGGAGCCAGGCGTGGACCGGGCAGAACTGCTGCGCATCGCCGGCGCGCTCGAGGACGCTTCCGAGCATCCGATTGCGCAGGCCATTGCTAAGGGCGCGACGCAGGAGGTGGGTCAGCTGCCGACTCCTGAGGACTTCGCGAACATCGAGGGCAAGGGGGTTCAGGGCGTCGTCGATGGCACCGCTGTCGTCGTCGGCCGCGAGTCTCTGCTCGCCGACTGGTCCCTGCACCTGTCCCCCGACGTTGCGCACGCGAAGGTGCGCGCGGAGGGCGAAGGTAAGACGGTCGTCGCGGTTGGCTGGGACGGTCAGGCGCGCGGCATTCTCGTGGTCGCCGACACCGTCAAGCCGACCAGCGCTGAGGCGATTCGGGGCCTTAAGGAGATTGGCCTCGTTCCGGTGCTCCTCACGGGCGACAACGAGGCGGTGGCGCGCCAGATCGCAGCCGAGGTCGGGATCGATCAGGTCATCGCCGAGGTGCTTCCCGCGGACAAGGTCGCCGTTGTGGCTCGGTTGCAGCAGGAAGGCAAGATCGTCGCGATGGTCGGCGACGGCGTCAACGACGCCCCTGCGCTCGCACAGGCGGACCTGGGTTTGGCAATGGGCACCGGCACCGACGTCGCCATCGAAGCATCCGACATCACCCTCGTTCGCGGCGACCTGCGCTCCGCGGTCGACGCGATCCGCCTCTCGCGGAAGACCCTGTCAACGATCAAGACCAACCTGTTCTGGGCATTCGCCTACAACATCGCTGCGATCCCAGTTGCAGCGCTGGGCATGCTCAACCCCATGCTCGCAGGCGCGGCGATGGCGTTCTCCAGCGTCTTCGTCGTCGGCAACAGCCTCCGCCTGCGCGGGTTCAAGAGCGTCACCACCCCCTGA
- a CDS encoding helix-turn-helix transcriptional regulator: MGKKPASYSAEWEAFAGELGVNLHRARIATGLSQEAVAYRAGLTRYTYQAYEQGKSQAHTPANPTLLVMVALSQVLEVPLSQLIPADPPDVTTR; encoded by the coding sequence GTGGGAAAGAAGCCGGCGAGTTACAGCGCAGAGTGGGAGGCCTTCGCCGGCGAGCTGGGCGTGAACCTCCATCGCGCTCGAATCGCTACCGGACTCTCGCAGGAAGCGGTCGCGTATCGAGCCGGACTCACCCGCTACACCTACCAAGCGTATGAACAGGGCAAGTCTCAGGCGCACACACCAGCGAATCCAACGCTTCTGGTGATGGTCGCATTGTCCCAAGTTCTCGAGGTGCCGCTCAGCCAACTGATTCCCGCCGACCCTCCCGACGTCACCACCCGGTAG
- a CDS encoding FAD-dependent oxidoreductase, with protein sequence MSTTPHVLILGAGAAGAAAARSLASRDDVKVTLITRAGEVPYTRMLIKGVAFGPVSPELIRLPLPEIDVIPDTAVSIDTSVQEVRLDSGRQRAYDALIIATGSMPRALPAGVITPGRATDPRRISMLHSLEDALHIRDLLAGLGRPARVAIYGGGIIAAETASSLHTDGHQVMMIARSGIPGIGAFGTPVAEHIAALHSATVQTRFGRTIQHVDEADSGVAITLDDENTLVADFLLVALGTVPSAPAPWSNGVAVDDHLRAEAAHVYAAGGVATHDDATLGTWRIDHWEDAAAQGTHAALAALHDLGFGDDPGAYLPRSPFMAMVYGRMISGVGFIGSSGRRRPDDQEFVVEHETAGTVSGVTSVDAVGTVYQWAPRLHGVSV encoded by the coding sequence ATGTCCACGACGCCGCACGTTCTCATCCTCGGCGCAGGCGCCGCAGGCGCCGCCGCCGCGCGCAGCCTCGCCTCCAGAGACGACGTCAAGGTGACGCTCATCACGCGAGCTGGTGAAGTCCCTTACACACGGATGCTGATCAAGGGCGTCGCGTTCGGTCCGGTATCGCCGGAACTGATCAGACTGCCGCTGCCAGAGATCGACGTCATTCCCGACACCGCGGTCAGCATCGACACCTCAGTGCAGGAGGTGCGCCTCGACTCTGGCAGACAGCGCGCATACGACGCGCTCATCATCGCGACCGGAAGCATGCCGCGTGCCCTGCCCGCCGGTGTCATCACACCTGGCCGAGCTACGGACCCCCGCCGCATCAGCATGCTTCACTCCCTAGAGGATGCGCTGCACATTCGAGATCTGCTAGCCGGTCTCGGGCGGCCTGCCCGAGTTGCGATCTACGGCGGCGGAATCATCGCAGCTGAGACGGCGTCTTCGCTCCACACCGACGGGCATCAGGTCATGATGATCGCCCGCAGCGGCATCCCCGGCATCGGAGCTTTCGGCACCCCCGTGGCGGAACACATCGCGGCCCTGCACTCCGCAACGGTGCAGACCAGATTCGGCCGTACGATCCAGCACGTAGATGAAGCAGATTCCGGTGTGGCCATCACTCTCGATGACGAGAACACGCTCGTTGCAGACTTCCTCTTGGTCGCTCTTGGGACCGTACCTTCAGCGCCGGCTCCGTGGTCGAACGGTGTCGCGGTCGACGATCATCTTCGCGCTGAAGCCGCCCATGTGTACGCAGCCGGAGGTGTTGCCACCCATGACGACGCAACGCTCGGCACGTGGCGCATCGACCATTGGGAGGACGCTGCCGCCCAGGGAACACACGCCGCGCTGGCCGCGCTACATGACCTCGGCTTCGGAGATGACCCCGGAGCCTACCTGCCGCGGAGCCCGTTTATGGCCATGGTGTACGGTCGGATGATCTCCGGGGTCGGCTTCATTGGCAGCTCTGGACGCCGTCGCCCGGACGACCAGGAGTTCGTCGTTGAGCATGAGACGGCGGGCACCGTGAGCGGAGTCACCAGTGTCGACGCAGTGGGCACCGTCTACCAGTGGGCGCCTCGACTCCACGGAGTATCCGTATGA
- a CDS encoding heavy-metal-associated domain-containing protein: protein MAANEYKVTGMTCGHCEMSIREEVSEVAGVESIDVSAQTGKLVVSGAGQIDDAAVLAAVEEAGYSAVRI, encoded by the coding sequence ATGGCTGCCAACGAGTACAAGGTCACCGGGATGACATGCGGACACTGCGAGATGTCGATCCGCGAAGAGGTCAGCGAGGTCGCTGGAGTCGAGAGCATCGATGTCAGCGCGCAGACAGGCAAGCTCGTCGTCAGTGGCGCGGGCCAGATCGACGACGCAGCAGTTCTCGCGGCGGTCGAGGAAGCTGGCTACTCGGCGGTGAGGATCTGA
- a CDS encoding metal-sensitive transcriptional regulator, giving the protein MTTTTSTPETCPTSDTSDSTVHGYISDKATYRNRLRRLEGQVRGIDRMVDEDRYCIDILTQISAITNALETVAIGLLDDHLRHCVLRAAVAGGLSADQKITEATEAIARFVRS; this is encoded by the coding sequence ATGACTACGACGACGTCCACCCCCGAGACCTGTCCTACTAGCGACACTTCCGATAGCACGGTGCACGGCTACATCAGCGATAAGGCGACGTACCGCAATCGTCTGCGCCGCCTGGAAGGACAGGTCCGCGGCATCGACCGCATGGTGGACGAGGACCGCTATTGCATCGACATCCTCACGCAGATCTCAGCGATCACCAACGCCCTCGAGACGGTGGCCATCGGTCTACTCGACGACCACCTGCGCCATTGCGTCCTCAGAGCGGCTGTGGCGGGAGGTTTATCGGCCGATCAGAAGATCACCGAAGCGACGGAAGCGATTGCTCGCTTCGTGCGCTCATAG
- a CDS encoding YHS domain-containing protein codes for MTNDTQAAPTCCSTTAPKPAVTANGRDNLLGGGADDMTTCPVMVGSPVSKKAAEAAGLFRDFEGQRYYFCCAGCGPAFDSDPAKFAANMA; via the coding sequence ATGACGAACGACACCCAGGCCGCGCCCACCTGCTGCAGCACCACTGCGCCGAAGCCGGCCGTGACCGCCAACGGCCGTGACAACCTCCTCGGAGGTGGCGCTGATGACATGACCACCTGCCCGGTCATGGTGGGTAGCCCGGTCAGCAAGAAGGCTGCGGAGGCGGCCGGCTTGTTCCGTGATTTCGAGGGCCAGCGCTACTACTTCTGCTGCGCCGGCTGCGGCCCCGCGTTCGACTCAGACCCCGCCAAGTTCGCCGCGAACATGGCCTAA
- a CDS encoding metal-sensitive transcriptional regulator — translation MSSENEASAAHHGYIDDKTQYLQRMKRIEGQARGIAKMIDEEKYCIDILTQVSALTRALQGVATGLLDDHLKHCVLDAAKLSEEAGKAKIQEATDAITRLVRS, via the coding sequence ATGTCATCGGAGAACGAGGCCTCTGCCGCTCACCACGGATACATTGACGATAAGACCCAGTACCTGCAGCGCATGAAGCGCATCGAAGGTCAGGCGCGTGGCATCGCGAAGATGATCGATGAGGAGAAGTACTGCATTGATATCCTCACCCAGGTCAGCGCGCTCACTCGCGCCCTCCAAGGGGTAGCCACTGGTCTCCTCGACGATCACCTGAAGCATTGTGTGCTCGATGCCGCGAAGCTCAGCGAAGAGGCCGGCAAGGCGAAGATCCAGGAAGCCACCGACGCCATCACCCGC